The following coding sequences lie in one Nitrospirota bacterium genomic window:
- a CDS encoding ABC transporter ATP-binding protein has product MQFFRKIIRLTKPYWRKVVIGIVLSLLVSGITAAIAWAVKPALDEILADKNYKYLKLFPLGIFLLISFKGVLNYGQNYLMKAAGLQLVRDMRNRLFNHVLNLPVGYFTKESSGVIISRIMYDAEALRSLMSDILKAFVLEIPTVIFLLGLAFYRSWSLTLMTLALLPLMAYSTRTLGKSVKKKRKEAQRKLSFLTQKVGESILGVRIIKVFNRERSKGDNFSDENRRYYRELLRVERYKEFIKLAIEIITGLGIAVILWYGGNMVMKGTITPGDFASILVAIYMIFGPTRKISEAYTSLQETRASIERVDTLLDASQEESGEIKIDSFKNSIRFKNVSFAYPGRNSSVLKDVNLEIMHGEVIAVVGHSGVGKSTLVDLIPGFLKPSNGQITIDGLDINEVELLSLRKLIGIVSQDIILFNDTVRENIGFGREGAPEAELIGAARLSHADAFIEELPEKYDTVIGERGLKLSGGQKQRIAIARAILKNPPILILDEATSSLDSVSEAIVQEALEKLMKGRTTIVIAHRLSTIRNADRIVVLDKGRIADIGSHEQLISRNDTYMKLYNAFAHA; this is encoded by the coding sequence ATGCAATTTTTCAGGAAGATAATCAGGCTTACAAAGCCCTACTGGCGGAAGGTTGTGATTGGAATTGTCCTCAGCCTTCTTGTTTCCGGCATAACCGCGGCAATCGCATGGGCTGTCAAACCGGCGCTTGATGAAATATTAGCTGACAAAAACTATAAGTATCTGAAGCTCTTCCCGCTCGGTATTTTTCTGCTTATTTCATTTAAGGGTGTTTTGAACTATGGACAGAATTATTTAATGAAGGCCGCCGGCCTGCAGCTTGTGAGAGATATGAGGAACAGGCTGTTTAACCACGTACTTAACCTTCCGGTCGGCTATTTCACAAAAGAATCTTCTGGCGTGATCATTTCAAGGATCATGTATGACGCGGAAGCCCTGAGAAGCTTGATGTCGGATATCTTAAAAGCTTTTGTGCTTGAAATACCCACGGTAATATTCCTTCTTGGCCTCGCGTTTTACAGGAGCTGGAGCTTGACTTTGATGACTCTGGCGCTGCTTCCTTTAATGGCGTACAGCACAAGAACATTGGGCAAGAGCGTCAAGAAAAAAAGAAAAGAGGCCCAGAGGAAATTGTCCTTCCTGACACAAAAAGTCGGTGAGAGTATTTTGGGAGTGCGAATAATCAAGGTCTTCAACCGTGAGAGATCAAAGGGCGATAATTTCAGCGACGAAAACCGCAGATACTACAGGGAGTTGTTGAGGGTTGAAAGATATAAAGAGTTCATAAAACTTGCAATTGAGATCATTACCGGCCTGGGCATTGCCGTTATTTTGTGGTACGGCGGCAATATGGTGATGAAAGGGACTATTACCCCCGGTGATTTCGCGTCAATACTTGTCGCAATCTATATGATTTTTGGTCCGACAAGAAAAATAAGCGAGGCATATACCTCACTTCAGGAGACAAGGGCGTCTATTGAAAGGGTTGACACCCTGCTTGATGCCTCGCAAGAGGAAAGCGGGGAAATAAAAATAGACAGTTTCAAGAATTCAATCAGATTTAAAAACGTATCTTTTGCGTACCCGGGGAGAAATTCTTCGGTTTTAAAGGATGTAAATCTCGAAATAATGCATGGAGAAGTGATCGCTGTTGTCGGGCACAGCGGGGTCGGAAAGTCAACACTTGTTGATTTAATACCCGGATTTCTTAAACCTTCAAACGGACAAATAACAATCGACGGACTTGATATTAATGAAGTGGAATTACTTTCCCTCAGAAAGCTGATAGGCATTGTAAGTCAGGACATTATACTTTTTAATGATACAGTGAGGGAGAATATAGGCTTTGGTCGTGAAGGCGCCCCGGAAGCGGAACTTATCGGGGCGGCAAGACTCTCTCACGCCGATGCCTTCATAGAGGAACTGCCTGAAAAATACGATACCGTGATAGGCGAAAGAGGTCTCAAACTCTCCGGCGGGCAAAAGCAGAGGATCGCCATCGCAAGGGCTATACTGAAAAACCCTCCGATACTGATACTTGATGAAGCCACATCTTCGCTCGATTCAGTATCCGAGGCGATTGTGCAGGAGGCGCTGGAGAAATTAATGAAGGGCCGGACGACCATCGTAATAGCGCACAGGCTTTCTACAATCAGAAATGCGGACAGGATAGTGGTCCTTGATAAAGGCAGGATAGCTGACATTGGTTCACATGAGCAGCTTATTTCGAGGAACGACACGTACATGAAGCTCTATAATGCCTTTGCTCACGCCTGA
- a CDS encoding glycosyltransferase family 4 protein produces MRILHTEWSDGLGGQEKRVLSEAAGLIERGHYVSIVCRGHAKIKSEAARLGISAHTLPLRKPYDIVSIMGLVKFLKDNKFDIVNTHSGVDSWIGGIASKIANVPVLVRTRHLNIPLKRNILNFIHYLPDVYISCGDNMRNNLVNQCGFPEDKVVSIPTGVGMEFFDVKKNREAKKKYGLDINSPVITKVGILRSVKGHEVTLQSVKAVTDVFPDAKFLIVGDGPRQEALVKFANDLGIAKHVIFTGFVKDIPGIYSFTDVAILSSWSEGLPQGLLQAMAAGVPVVATKVGGVPEVVINEKTGLLIAPGDHEGLAKGIIRMLNNPDEAKIFSENARELVMRGHSVDHMIDKIEYLYKNLLKQKKSGDDN; encoded by the coding sequence ATGCGAATACTTCATACAGAATGGTCTGACGGTCTGGGCGGACAGGAAAAGAGGGTGCTTTCAGAGGCAGCCGGCCTGATTGAAAGGGGGCACTACGTTTCCATCGTGTGCAGGGGACACGCAAAGATAAAAAGTGAGGCCGCCCGGCTCGGAATCAGCGCGCACACACTTCCGCTGCGAAAACCTTATGACATAGTTAGCATCATGGGCCTGGTGAAGTTTTTGAAGGACAATAAATTCGATATTGTCAATACGCACAGCGGCGTTGATTCGTGGATAGGAGGCATTGCGTCAAAGATCGCAAACGTCCCTGTGCTCGTAAGAACGAGGCATCTGAATATTCCACTGAAGCGGAATATTCTCAATTTCATCCATTACCTTCCGGACGTCTATATTTCCTGCGGCGATAATATGCGGAATAACCTCGTGAACCAGTGCGGTTTCCCTGAGGACAAGGTTGTAAGTATTCCAACGGGGGTTGGTATGGAATTCTTTGACGTGAAAAAGAACAGAGAGGCAAAAAAGAAATATGGACTGGATATTAATTCGCCTGTGATAACGAAGGTAGGGATATTAAGGAGTGTCAAAGGACACGAGGTGACCCTGCAATCAGTAAAGGCCGTTACAGATGTCTTCCCTGACGCTAAATTCCTGATAGTGGGCGACGGCCCGAGGCAGGAGGCGCTTGTGAAATTTGCAAATGACCTCGGTATCGCAAAGCACGTAATATTCACCGGCTTTGTTAAAGACATTCCCGGAATTTATTCATTCACTGATGTAGCAATACTGAGTTCCTGGTCTGAGGGATTGCCCCAGGGCCTTCTCCAGGCCATGGCCGCAGGCGTTCCGGTTGTCGCTACAAAAGTCGGCGGCGTGCCTGAAGTTGTTATTAATGAAAAAACAGGACTTCTCATCGCCCCCGGAGATCATGAGGGACTTGCAAAAGGCATAATCCGGATGCTTAATAATCCCGATGAGGCCAAAATTTTTTCTGAGAACGCAAGAGAGCTTGTAATGAGAGGACATTCCGTGGATCATATGATCGATAAGATTGAGTATCTTTACAAAAATTTATTGAAACAAAAAAAATCCGGGGATGATAATTAA
- a CDS encoding methyltransferase domain-containing protein — protein sequence MDKTYLTLEYNSKSRWLSYWHQISEALEVSPGSVLIVGKGSGITENAIKQLSAGNTKVVTVDINSEVNPDVVGDVTRLPFEDDAFDVAICCQVLEHLPFDKFPDALSELRRVAKKRVIISLPHKRKHLKLVFKVPFLEEKTIIIKHPSTLKRCTSGQHHWEITRGVSRRKVKKEMEKFFDIEKEFLNEMNCEHRFFILRRK from the coding sequence ATGGACAAAACTTATCTAACACTTGAATACAATTCAAAGTCCCGCTGGCTTAGTTACTGGCATCAGATCTCGGAAGCCCTTGAGGTCTCTCCGGGCAGCGTTCTGATAGTCGGGAAAGGAAGCGGCATTACAGAGAACGCGATCAAACAACTCAGCGCGGGTAATACAAAGGTTGTAACCGTGGACATTAACAGCGAGGTCAACCCTGATGTCGTGGGAGATGTGACCCGACTTCCTTTTGAAGACGACGCCTTTGATGTGGCAATATGCTGCCAGGTCCTGGAGCATCTCCCCTTTGATAAATTCCCTGACGCGCTGAGTGAATTACGCAGGGTCGCAAAAAAGAGGGTAATCATCTCTTTGCCGCATAAGAGGAAGCACCTCAAGCTGGTTTTCAAGGTACCATTTTTAGAAGAGAAAACGATTATAATAAAACACCCTTCCACGTTGAAACGTTGCACGAGCGGACAGCACCACTGGGAGATCACAAGGGGAGTGTCAAGGAGGAAGGTCAAAAAAGAGATGGAAAAGTTTTTTGATATCGAGAAAGAGTTTTTAAATGAAATGAATTGCGAACACAGATTTTTTATATTGAGGAGAAAGTGA
- a CDS encoding glycosyltransferase family 4 protein translates to MNILHTETLKKWGGQQNRILAEATGFIKRGHKVVIACHTGSVLAQKAKQAGVKVHEMNMTKNGYLPIFLKVKKIIKDEQIDLVSTHSSVDTWAGGTAAKLSGKKLVRFRQNLYPIGRGLLAKFIYSIPDRLIASSGAIKHLLMQRGFKEEKIAVIPETFDMQIFNPDVKDLREELKISPETLIIGNTSTFTEVKGQEYLLQAFNSISKKVPCILLFAGRLMEPARSRYLSHVSPEFRDKVIFLGHRDDVQRVLKTINIFVYPSWLEGLGTALVEAMAMERAVAVSDIPTFREFVEDNVNGVYFKVKDPDDIAEKVILLAQDKDLRKQLGSGARATALERFTLDRMIDLTEACYKEVLDVA, encoded by the coding sequence ATGAATATCCTTCACACAGAGACATTGAAGAAATGGGGCGGCCAGCAGAACAGGATCCTGGCCGAAGCAACCGGCTTCATTAAAAGAGGTCATAAGGTTGTTATCGCATGTCACACAGGCAGTGTTCTTGCGCAGAAGGCAAAACAGGCAGGCGTAAAAGTGCATGAGATGAACATGACAAAGAATGGTTATCTTCCGATCTTCCTGAAGGTGAAGAAGATCATCAAGGATGAGCAGATCGATCTGGTCTCGACCCACAGCTCCGTAGACACCTGGGCGGGCGGGACAGCGGCAAAACTTTCCGGGAAGAAACTCGTAAGGTTCCGCCAGAACCTCTACCCTATCGGCAGGGGCCTGCTTGCGAAATTTATTTATTCAATACCTGACAGGCTTATCGCCAGCAGCGGCGCCATTAAACACCTGCTCATGCAGCGGGGTTTTAAAGAAGAAAAAATAGCGGTCATTCCCGAAACCTTTGATATGCAGATATTCAATCCTGACGTTAAAGACCTCCGGGAAGAATTAAAAATATCGCCGGAGACGCTTATCATCGGCAATACATCCACATTCACGGAGGTAAAAGGGCAGGAATATCTTTTACAGGCGTTTAACAGTATCAGCAAAAAAGTCCCATGTATATTATTATTTGCCGGCAGGCTGATGGAGCCGGCCAGGAGCAGGTATCTTTCCCACGTTAGCCCGGAGTTCAGGGACAAAGTCATCTTCCTGGGACACAGGGACGACGTGCAAAGGGTCTTAAAGACAATTAATATTTTTGTGTATCCATCGTGGCTGGAGGGGCTGGGTACCGCGCTTGTTGAAGCAATGGCAATGGAAAGGGCTGTGGCTGTTTCCGATATCCCTACGTTCAGGGAATTCGTAGAAGACAATGTGAACGGCGTGTATTTCAAAGTCAAGGACCCGGATGATATAGCTGAAAAAGTCATCCTCCTTGCTCAGGATAAAGATCTAAGAAAACAGCTTGGCAGCGGGGCAAGGGCCACCGCGCTTGAAAGGTTTACCCTTGACAGGATGATCGATCTGACAGAGGCATGTTATAAGGAGGTCCTTGATGTTGCATGA
- a CDS encoding polysaccharide deacetylase family protein produces the protein MLHDSIPVTMYHHIAPTDRELNVFPKNFEDHLRVLSKKGWKTLSADEFLYFLQDPKDKPKKCILLSLDDGFADNYVYAYPLLKKFNMKATIFIATDFIRDADIDRSSFVPLSHNPAWALAPTERSPEVMCTWKELHEMEDSGLVDIQSHGMTHKTWQYMKEKKYAELKEDLAGSKALLEKRFSKKINHLCWPRGHYDEDGIRIACDAGYKALYTTERGCNTVNNLKEVSRLPVRNNKGGWLLKNARIYSSVLLTKLYLAIRTG, from the coding sequence ATGTTGCATGATTCCATCCCTGTTACAATGTACCATCACATAGCTCCTACAGACAGGGAGCTGAACGTATTTCCCAAAAACTTTGAGGACCACTTAAGGGTTTTATCAAAAAAAGGCTGGAAGACTCTTTCCGCCGATGAGTTTCTGTATTTCCTTCAGGACCCTAAAGACAAGCCCAAGAAATGTATCCTGCTGTCCCTTGACGACGGGTTTGCCGACAACTATGTTTACGCGTATCCCCTTTTGAAGAAATTTAATATGAAGGCCACAATTTTTATTGCCACTGATTTTATCAGGGACGCGGACATCGACAGGAGCTCTTTTGTCCCGCTCTCCCACAATCCCGCATGGGCACTGGCCCCTACTGAAAGGAGTCCCGAGGTCATGTGCACATGGAAAGAGCTTCATGAAATGGAAGACAGCGGACTGGTCGATATACAGTCTCACGGGATGACGCACAAGACCTGGCAGTATATGAAGGAGAAAAAATACGCGGAGTTAAAGGAAGACCTTGCAGGCAGCAAGGCATTACTTGAGAAAAGGTTTTCAAAAAAAATAAACCATCTATGCTGGCCCAGGGGGCATTATGATGAAGACGGCATAAGGATAGCTTGTGACGCGGGATATAAAGCTCTCTACACGACAGAGCGCGGCTGCAACACCGTCAATAATTTAAAAGAGGTCAGCAGGCTGCCGGTCAGAAACAATAAGGGCGGATGGCTCTTGAAAAATGCCAGGATATATTCGTCTGTTCTACTGACAAAACTTTATCTTGCGATAAGAACAGGATGA
- a CDS encoding glycosyltransferase produces MEGLSIIIPVFNKLETTVKCVNFINEHNKDCSFEIIVVDNGSTDETPRTFEVGAGFKPALDSGQITYIRNEQNLGVAKALNIGAKAAKYDVLCFMHNDVFVFREGWTGAIHNFISTTVNAGVAGLYGAKTLRKDGSFRGRTIVHAKKDSPAIKRPFEKVAVVDGLLMAMSKTVFEKIGGFHEDFRMHYYDKDISMRAVKDRLDNYVLNIAFEHACGTTREQIKTDDSIRDEAQEKFIEIWKHSLPVDVSTWRERIGYLLKKAES; encoded by the coding sequence ATGGAAGGATTAAGCATAATCATCCCGGTCTTCAACAAGCTTGAGACAACCGTGAAGTGCGTAAATTTCATAAATGAACATAATAAAGATTGTTCATTTGAAATTATTGTCGTTGATAACGGGTCAACAGATGAAACACCACGGACATTCGAGGTAGGGGCGGGTTTTAAACCCGCCCTTGATTCCGGGCAAATAACCTACATCCGCAACGAACAAAACCTCGGCGTGGCAAAGGCGCTGAATATCGGAGCAAAGGCGGCAAAGTACGATGTCCTGTGTTTCATGCATAACGATGTCTTTGTTTTCAGAGAAGGCTGGACAGGCGCGATACATAATTTTATCTCAACCACTGTAAATGCCGGAGTGGCCGGACTTTACGGCGCAAAGACCCTGCGAAAAGACGGCAGTTTCAGGGGCAGGACAATAGTGCACGCAAAAAAGGACAGCCCCGCAATAAAAAGGCCCTTTGAAAAAGTGGCGGTTGTTGACGGCCTGCTCATGGCAATGAGTAAAACCGTGTTTGAAAAGATCGGCGGATTTCATGAGGACTTCAGGATGCATTATTATGACAAAGATATCTCAATGCGGGCTGTCAAGGACCGGCTGGATAATTATGTCCTTAACATTGCATTTGAGCACGCCTGCGGAACAACGAGAGAGCAGATAAAAACTGATGACTCGATACGCGATGAGGCGCAGGAAAAATTTATTGAAATATGGAAACATTCCCTGCCGGTGGATGTCAGCACCTGGCGGGAGAGGATAGGGTATTTGCTTAAAAAAGCTGAAAGCTGA
- the asnB gene encoding asparagine synthase (glutamine-hydrolyzing), with translation MCGIFGFFSKSRKITTKELHMSLKALHHRGPDNAGVAIFKTPHPNPLPQGEREIQEAFKYYSAASVPDGEWSSLLAHKRLSIIDLSEAASQPMCNEDGTVWISYNGEIYNFQEIRSDLQSRGHTFKSRSDTEVIIHGYEEWGIDVIARLRGMFAFALLDKRNNLLFLVRDRLGVKPLKYFYDDDTFIFASELKGLIHLIPRKLDLDSVNRFLSLKYIPSPDTILEGVKKISPGQYLKLDLGAGRLTTETYWKPKFYPKSRLSFDEAKSGFRKLLSDSVVMRTISDVPIGVYLSGGMDSSAMVAILKDNGVKDINTFTIKFDRPGYDESEYAKAVSYRFQTRHHEYRTPALSYNGVQEIVDSLDEPFGDPSYIPTYYLSKFTSEHVKVILSGDGGDEILGGYKRYFIHARGRILKFLPRIQWNLMKKLPPEINKRKFIGRLQRIAGDLSAGYWGSYLLRFNGFSDSFKRYTMAPEFYGALKGFSLEDLVDDLDDFNKISDTIERLIWIDMQTYLPDYILTKTDLALMAHSVEGRNPFVDYRLMEFTNSLPPEYKFKEGGKYILKKILEDYVPREIIYRKKMGFSPPIKYWFRDNPGLLNDIFAGGDFVSKDIFDLKRTQNVIEKFRTTEINISEQLWLLIVLELWRRTYRV, from the coding sequence ATGTGCGGAATATTCGGATTTTTTTCAAAGAGCAGGAAGATAACGACAAAGGAACTCCACATGTCTTTGAAGGCCCTCCATCACCGGGGGCCTGACAACGCAGGAGTTGCGATTTTTAAAACCCCTCACCCTAACCCTCTCCCGCAAGGGGAGAGGGAAATTCAGGAGGCATTCAAATATTACTCTGCCGCTTCTGTCCCCGATGGCGAGTGGTCTTCATTGTTGGCCCACAAACGATTGAGCATCATCGACCTCTCTGAAGCAGCCAGCCAGCCGATGTGCAATGAAGACGGGACGGTCTGGATCTCATACAACGGGGAGATATACAACTTTCAGGAGATAAGAAGCGATCTGCAGTCACGGGGGCACACGTTTAAATCCAGGTCGGACACAGAGGTAATAATTCACGGTTACGAGGAATGGGGGATTGATGTTATAGCCAGGCTGCGGGGGATGTTCGCGTTCGCCCTGCTGGACAAGAGGAACAACCTTCTCTTTCTTGTGCGGGACAGGCTCGGCGTTAAACCCCTGAAGTATTTTTACGATGACGATACGTTTATCTTTGCGTCGGAATTGAAAGGACTCATCCACCTGATACCCCGCAAGCTCGACCTTGATTCCGTTAACAGGTTCCTTTCCCTCAAGTACATCCCTTCGCCGGACACCATTCTTGAGGGGGTCAAGAAGATTTCCCCTGGGCAATATTTAAAGCTTGATCTGGGCGCTGGAAGACTGACCACTGAAACATACTGGAAGCCGAAGTTTTACCCCAAATCACGTCTCTCCTTTGATGAGGCAAAAAGTGGTTTCAGGAAACTCCTGTCGGATTCCGTAGTTATGCGGACGATTTCTGATGTGCCCATCGGCGTCTATTTAAGCGGCGGGATGGATTCAAGCGCCATGGTTGCTATATTAAAAGACAACGGCGTAAAAGACATCAACACCTTCACGATAAAGTTCGACAGGCCGGGTTACGACGAATCGGAATACGCAAAAGCTGTTTCATACCGTTTTCAAACCAGGCACCACGAATACAGGACGCCGGCCCTCTCGTATAACGGCGTTCAGGAGATCGTGGATTCGCTGGACGAGCCGTTCGGAGACCCCTCATATATTCCGACTTATTACCTTTCAAAGTTCACTTCAGAGCACGTCAAGGTCATACTTTCAGGAGACGGCGGCGATGAAATCCTCGGCGGGTATAAAAGATATTTTATTCACGCGCGCGGCAGGATACTGAAATTCCTGCCGCGCATTCAGTGGAATCTCATGAAAAAGCTTCCGCCGGAGATCAACAAGAGGAAATTCATCGGCAGGCTTCAGAGGATTGCCGGGGACCTGTCAGCGGGCTATTGGGGATCATACCTTCTGAGATTCAACGGCTTCAGCGACAGCTTTAAAAGATACACGATGGCCCCCGAATTCTACGGCGCTCTCAAGGGTTTTTCATTAGAAGACCTTGTTGATGATCTTGACGACTTCAATAAAATATCGGACACCATTGAACGGCTTATCTGGATAGACATGCAAACATACCTGCCGGATTATATTCTCACAAAGACCGACCTTGCCCTGATGGCGCATTCAGTGGAAGGCAGGAACCCGTTCGTTGATTATCGTCTCATGGAATTTACCAACAGCCTGCCGCCTGAATACAAATTTAAAGAAGGCGGCAAATACATCCTAAAAAAGATCCTTGAAGATTATGTCCCCAGAGAGATAATCTACCGGAAGAAGATGGGCTTCAGCCCTCCGATAAAATACTGGTTCAGGGACAACCCCGGCCTGTTGAATGATATCTTTGCGGGAGGCGATTTCGTATCAAAAGACATCTTTGATCTGAAGCGGACACAGAACGTAATTGAGAAATTCAGGACAACCGAGATCAATATCTCCGAGCAATTGTGGCTGTTGATAGTGCTGGAGTTATGGAGACGAACATACAGGGTCTGA
- a CDS encoding glycosyltransferase family 9 protein, which yields MINWKSSNSDEKGRLLEAFDKGKIKNILLFRCQKLGDMLTFLPAILCVRELFPLAQITLACRKEGLEIAERVPGIDIVLADDLLKDKRHCSRYDLMITSSQDAGWIRLKKKLNIKFALGVLSESLRGVCLKHRWQYRNFTAVERYTDSEHDVDRNLKVLKLFTPDCRLQKRSLWTRQSERQAVSKYFPSPSARLVVVSPSGSKSSKNWPPGSFSVLCDKLIQESGAGIVIVGKGKLAREQSDSILKMMKRQALSLVDRTSFGELCALIEKADLVVSVDSGTAHIASYLNRPLVVIFGPGDFEQWRPWQSDRALGQALKADCKCGTTLYRCREKKHCLDSITPEQVFEEARKMLDRAKDSGKGLREKI from the coding sequence ATGATAAACTGGAAATCCTCAAATTCAGATGAGAAGGGTCGGCTCCTTGAAGCCTTCGATAAAGGGAAGATCAAAAACATATTATTATTCAGGTGTCAAAAATTAGGTGACATGCTGACTTTCCTCCCGGCCATTCTATGCGTCCGTGAATTGTTCCCATTGGCACAGATAACGCTTGCCTGCCGCAAGGAAGGCCTGGAGATCGCCGAACGTGTCCCCGGTATAGATATTGTATTAGCTGATGACCTGCTGAAAGATAAGCGCCACTGCTCGCGTTATGATTTGATGATAACATCCTCCCAGGATGCAGGCTGGATAAGATTAAAGAAAAAACTTAATATCAAATTTGCCCTCGGTGTCCTTTCAGAATCGCTCAGGGGGGTATGTTTAAAACATCGCTGGCAGTACCGTAATTTTACCGCTGTTGAGAGATATACAGACAGTGAGCATGATGTGGACCGCAACCTGAAAGTGCTGAAATTATTTACGCCTGATTGCCGTTTGCAGAAAAGAAGCCTCTGGACCAGACAGTCTGAAAGGCAGGCGGTTTCAAAATATTTCCCGTCCCCGTCTGCCCGTCTGGTGGTGGTCTCACCGAGCGGGAGTAAGTCCTCTAAAAACTGGCCCCCCGGTTCTTTCTCGGTCCTTTGCGACAAACTAATTCAGGAAAGCGGGGCCGGCATTGTGATTGTCGGAAAGGGAAAACTCGCGCGGGAACAATCGGACAGTATACTCAAGATGATGAAAAGGCAAGCGTTGTCCCTCGTTGACAGGACTTCTTTTGGCGAACTCTGCGCCCTTATTGAAAAGGCCGATCTTGTTGTCAGCGTTGATTCCGGGACAGCACATATAGCATCGTATCTTAATCGTCCTTTAGTCGTGATCTTTGGCCCCGGAGATTTTGAACAATGGAGACCGTGGCAGAGTGACAGAGCTCTTGGGCAGGCGCTGAAGGCTGACTGCAAGTGCGGAACAACGCTTTACAGATGCCGGGAGAAAAAACATTGCCTGGACTCTATAACCCCTGAACAGGTTTTTGAAGAAGCGCGCAAGATGCTGGACCGTGCGAAAGACAGCGGGAAGGGTTTACGTGAAAAAATATAA
- a CDS encoding glycosyltransferase has protein sequence MKKYKVLLVTEFGKPYNSGWYYKSGLEKNGHTVIPFDPETVEDPKSKVIEIVKASSPDFILHTKDELPAETLQELRQLTKVVMWYPDPVIPEWLVPYVKACDIFFTMSEGLIQDFKKYNENVLWLSQAFEPSFFEVKEITGEDKRIFSADVAFVGNLGSKGQYLSRRASLEKVIDAGFKFRWWGPKIPRKFSTVPLLLGKIGRAYGGRFVWGEGYAKVARLSKIFLAFDSMPHIRKSMSARMYTAVGCGAFYMCRHVEGIEEVLLPGKEIITFRSENEMTDLIRYYLENDALRMKIAEAGRMRVLKDHTYEVRARQMLELLKGTGI, from the coding sequence GTGAAAAAATATAAGGTGCTTCTGGTCACCGAATTCGGCAAGCCGTACAACAGCGGCTGGTACTACAAGTCCGGCCTTGAGAAAAACGGGCACACGGTAATTCCCTTTGACCCGGAAACTGTAGAAGACCCCAAAAGCAAGGTTATTGAGATAGTAAAGGCGAGCAGTCCTGACTTTATTCTCCACACAAAAGATGAACTTCCAGCAGAGACGCTCCAGGAATTGAGACAGCTCACGAAAGTAGTCATGTGGTATCCTGACCCGGTGATTCCGGAGTGGCTGGTCCCGTATGTGAAAGCATGCGATATTTTTTTTACCATGTCCGAGGGGCTTATCCAGGATTTCAAAAAGTATAATGAAAATGTCTTGTGGCTGTCGCAGGCGTTTGAGCCTTCATTTTTTGAAGTAAAAGAAATTACGGGGGAAGACAAAAGAATATTTTCCGCGGATGTTGCCTTTGTCGGCAACCTCGGCTCAAAGGGACAGTATCTTTCACGGAGGGCTTCTCTTGAAAAGGTCATTGACGCGGGTTTTAAATTCAGATGGTGGGGGCCGAAGATACCGCGCAAGTTCTCCACGGTCCCGCTGCTCCTCGGCAAGATCGGAAGGGCTTACGGCGGAAGGTTTGTCTGGGGAGAAGGATATGCGAAAGTCGCGAGGCTTTCAAAAATATTCCTCGCCTTTGATTCCATGCCCCATATCAGGAAATCCATGAGCGCAAGGATGTACACCGCTGTGGGGTGCGGGGCCTTCTACATGTGCCGGCACGTGGAGGGGATCGAGGAGGTTTTACTGCCGGGCAAGGAGATTATCACTTTTCGTTCTGAAAATGAAATGACAGACCTGATAAGATATTACCTTGAAAACGATGCATTAAGGATGAAGATCGCGGAGGCAGGCAGGATGCGCGTGTTGAAGGACCACACTTATGAGGTAAGGGCAAGGCAGATGCTGGAACTGCTGAAAGGAACGGGGATTTAA